The following proteins come from a genomic window of Malus domestica chromosome 02, GDT2T_hap1:
- the LOC139188031 gene encoding F-box protein SKIP1-like yields MDTTDTEETVTPDWAELTQECLINILGRLTLEHRWSGAMLVCKPWLQVCKDPCLNSAFDLEPLFDLERPFESEGWWTPEFERRIDSMLRSVVHWSAGSLKQIRTRHCSDQSLSHVAQRCPNLEVLSIKSCPNVTDSSMADIAIRCPMIRELDISYCHEVSHESLVLIGRNCPNLKILKRNMLNWLDPSEYTGVVPDEYLKTCPQDGNSEAAAIGKSMPNLEHLELRFSKVSAKGFTLIPVGCPNLEYLDLFGCVNLTSRDIENTTCNLKNLKEIKKPNFYIPRSVFHSERYGHWRLYDERFQTDVFRI; encoded by the exons ATGGACACAACCGACACCGAAGAAACTGTGACACCTGACTGGGCCGAGTTGACCCAGGAGTGCCTGATCAATATCCTGGGTCGGCTCACCCTGGAGCACCGATGGAGTGGGGCGATGCTGGTCTGCAAGCCGTGGCTGCAGGTGTGCAAGGATCCCTGCCTCAACTCAGCCTTCGACCTCGAGCCGCTGTTCGACCTCGAGCGGCCGTTCGAATCCGAGGGGTGGTGGACTCCGGAGTTCGAGCGGCGGATCGATTCCATGCTCCGATCTGTCGTCCATTGGAGCGCCGGCTCGTTGAAACAGATTCGTACCAGGCACTGCTCCGACCAGTCTCTCTCGCACGTCGCTCAGAG GTGCCCGAACCTCGAGGTTCTTTCGATCAAGAGCTGCCCGAATGTGACTGATTCGTCCATGGCTGATATAGCGATTCGCTGCCCCATGATCCGGGAACTTGATATCAGCTATTGCCATGAAGTATCTCATGAGTCTCTGGTGTTGATTGGGAGGAACTGCCCAAATCTGAAAATCTTGAAGCGGAATATGCTGAACTGGTTAGATCCATCCGAATACACTGGAGTTGTTCCAGATGAGTACTTAAAAACTTGCCCTCAGGATGGAAATTCAGAAGCTGCTGCAATTGGCAAATCTATGCCAAATTTGGAGCACCTTGAACTTCGGTTCTCAAAGGTATCGGCTAAAGGGTTTACTTTGATACCTGTAGGATGTCCAAATCTCGAGTACTTGGATTTATTTGGGTGTGTGAACTTGACTAGCCGGGATATTGAGAACACAACATGCAATCTGAAGAATTTGAAGGAGATTAAAAAGCCAAACTTCTACATTCCACGGTCAGTCTTCCATTCGGAGAGGTATGGCCATTGGAGGTTGTATGACGAGCGATTCCAGACAGATGTTTTCAGAATCTAG
- the LOC103446924 gene encoding UPF0057 membrane protein At4g30660-like: protein MPSRCEIFCEILIAILLPPLGVCLRHGCCTVEFCICLLLTLLGYIPGIIYALYAIVFINRDEYFDEYRRPLYASSSD, encoded by the exons ATGCCGAGTCGCTGCGAGATCTTTTGCGAGATTCTGATCGCAATTTTGCTCCCTCCGCTGGGCGTTTGTCTCCGGCACGGCTGCTGCACC GTGGAGTTCTGCATATGCTTGCTGCTGACGCTGCTGGGGTACATTCCGGGAATCATCTACGCCCTCTACGCCATCGTCTTCATCAATCGCGACGAGTACTTCGATGAGTACCGGCGCCCCCTCTACGCCTCCTCCTCGGATTAA
- the LOC103451664 gene encoding uncharacterized protein, with protein sequence MKKQTKIRWLMNRDGDVQLTETAVEEHKLPRVHSPTPPTPLHLLFACPSPPLLLRGPRHPRPAFRHYFAILSGTRESSETVYLAVVTATPTRNVCSFSFLYFPNSNLKAQRSIDSMEFKFRSVDERPPPPSPSSAVSYFSSEQAAFRGQTAALITSTLAAISTQPNFAPPRTPPPSPSSAVSYFSSEQAAFRGQTAALITSTLAAISTQPNFAPPPSIFRNPDMRLNLDRAQNPRSVRDELIERQLEKEMIREEIIAAEIARRWALEAEVRRELMLEREIAMRRPAGEGLGFDQDRFGAMRFDHRVYHSFDDDRFGFFASRAPAAFDSFTWRRQPEPLTNGFNALPAPPTLDLNNKDKLIILAKPDPNLSGVKRKTPPTVSASELPAFGLKKKPKEEWSCALCHVSATSEKGLIHHINGKKHQAKEARLRAQKPSSSNAQSSKKAANFSEPKKIKGVRSTELRAKQVRKSLDHNETSDISNQKIQEQGTSKKEKEEPPMLKDQCGEVLKNKDEVKMVEGLETKEDVKKQKTFKFWCESCKIGAYNLKVWSSHISGKKHIARSQEPTQINIPIASFMASSEASKDAEDTDAAKEVQEKIPTATAISSSEASIKAEDSDVAKEAHQKIPTPTAIPSAEASKDAEDADTAKEAQEKFNGIMIALMRIHNTAVAKEANNSAEIVVADTDK encoded by the exons ATGAAGAAGCAAACAAAGATAAGATGGTTGATGAATCGTGACGGTGACGTCCAGT TAACCGAAACGGCTGTAGAGGAGCACAAGCTCCCGCGGGTGCACAGCCCCACGCCACCTACACCTCTCCACCTGCTTTTCGCTTGTCCTTCTCCTCCCCTCCTCCTCCGTGGGCCCCGCCATCCCCGTCCAGCATTTCGTCACTATTTCGCCATTCTCTCAGGTACCCGAGAATCCAGTGAGACAGTATATCTTGCTGTTGTAACTGCAACGCCTACCAGAAACGTTTGTTCTTTCTCGTTTCTGTACTTTCCCAATTCAAACTTGAAAGCGCAACGTTCTATTGATTCCATGGAGTTCAAATTCCGATCGGTGGACGAGAGGCCGCCGCCGCCGTCGCCTTCTTCCGCCGTCAGCTACTTCTCCTCCGAGCAAGCCGCATTCCGAG GCCAAACAGCTGCTCTTATTACTTCGACTCTGGCGGCGATTTCAACACAACCGAATTTTGCGCCACCACGAACGCCGCCGCCGTCGCCTTCTTCCGCCGTCAGCTACTTCTCCTCCGAGCAAGCCGCATTCCGAG GCCAAACAGCTGCTCTTATTACTTCGACTCTGGCGGCGATTTCAACACAACCGAATTTTGCGCCGCCGCCGTCGATTTTCCGGAATCCGGATATGAGATTGAACCTGGACCGGGCCCAGAACCCGAGGTCCGTCCGTGACGAGTTGATCGAGCGTCAGCTGGAGAAGGAGATGATCAGGGAGGAGATTATCGCGGCCGAGATAGCGCGACGGTGGGCTCTCGAAGCGGAGGTGAGGAGGGAACTCATGCTGGAGCGGGAAATCGCCATGCGAAGACCCGCTGGCGAAGGGCTCGGTTTTGATCAGGACCGGTTCGGTGCGATGCGGTTCGACCACAGAGTCTACCACTCCTTCGATGATGACCGGTTCGGATTCTTCGCTTCTCGTGCGCCCGCCGCATTTGATAGTTTCACGTGGCGGCGGCAGCCGGAACCACTGACCAATGGCTTCAACGCGCTTCCGGCTCCTCCTACTTTAGACCTCAACAACAAGGACAAGTTGATCATACTG GCGAAACCTGATCCAAATCTCTCCGGAGTCAAGCGGAAAACACCACCAACAGTGAGTGCAAGTGAGCTACCCGCATTTGGGTTGAAAAAGAAACCCAAGGAGGAATGGAGCTGCGCCCTGTGCCATGTTAGTGCAACAAGTGAGAAAGGCTTGATTCATCACATTAACGGTAAGAAGCACCAAGCCAAGGAAGCAAGACTGAGAGCTCAGAAACCAAGCTCCAGCAATGCACAATCGTCAAAGAAAGCTGCAAACTTTTCTGAGCCTAAGAAGATCAAAGGCGTCAGAAGCACAGAATTGAGGGCCAAACAAGTTAGAAAATCGCTTGACCATAATGAAACCAGTGACATTTCCAACCAGAAAATACAGGAACAAGGCACctcaaaaaaggaaaaagaggagCCGCCAATGCTGAAAGACCAATGTGGAGAGGTTCTCAAGAACAAGGACGAGGTTAAAATGGTGGAAGGACTGGAGACAAAAGAAGATGTAAAGAAACAGAAGACATTTAAGTTTTGGTGTGAAAGTTGTAAAATTGGTGCCTATAATCTAAAGGTGTGGTCGTCTCATATAAGTGGGAAGAAGCACATTGCTAGGAGTCAGGAACCTACACAGATTAATATTCCGATTGCAAGTTTCATGGCATCATCGGAGGCTAGCAAGGACGCAGAAGATACTGATGCGGCCAAAGAAGTGCAGGAGAAGATTCCGACAGCCACTGCCATTTCATCATCAGAGGCTAGTATCAAGGCAGAAGATTCTGATGTGGCCAAAGAAGCGCACCAGAAGATTCCAACACCCACTGCCATACCATCAGCAGAGGCTAGTAAGGATGCAGAAGATGCTGACACGGCCAAAGAAGCACAGGAGAAGTTCAATGGCATCATGATCGCGCTAATGAGAATTCATAACACTGCTGTGGCAAAAGAAGCAAATAACAGTGCAGAAATTGTTGTTGCAGACACAGATAAATGA
- the LOC103446914 gene encoding uncharacterized protein codes for MKKMKGVVSDAVEDQRTRFKHQSLMQDYEELQKDADAMKKKLQMMKQKKSTLVAEVRFLRRRYNYLLGNQSTHTRPKQDVVKTHNLDTQRVTYLKGKSSSKKESASRCPLPALDLNKKEKVKHGMEDIVRKPPPKFDLNLNARALGGKEATLRTPTPNFDLNKKERVQSGKDTAKRKSTPVFDLNQISREEEEEEFQANYESMRMEEPNKTLHRGGNDDQHNDMKLLACRTIGSGSNRSGKRKITWQDQVALRV; via the exons atgaagaagatgaaagggGTTGTTTCTGACGCTGTGGAGGACCAGAGGACCAGGTTCAAGCACCAGAGTCTCATGCAAGACTATGAGGAGCTGCAGAAG GATGCAGATGCTATGAAGAAGAAATTGCAGATGATGAAACAGAAAAAGTCTACGCTCGTAGCCGAAGTAAG GTTTTTGAGGAGAAGATACAATTACTTATTGGGGAATCAGTCAACACACACTCGACCAAAGCAAGACGTTGTGAAAACACACAATCTAGATACCCAACGCGTGACCTATCTGAAGGGAAAGAGTTCCAGTAAGAAGGAATCAGCATCGCGATGCCCTCTGCCTGCATTAGACttgaacaaaaaggaaaaggttAAACATGGAATGGAAGACATCGTGCGGAAACCTCCTCCAAAATTTGACTTAAACCTTAATGCAAGGGCTCTTGGCGGAAAGGAAGCTACTTTGCGAACCCCCACTCCAAACTTTGACTTGAATAAGAAGGAAAGGGTTCAGAGCGGGAAGGACACGGCAAAGCGGAAGAGCACTCCGGTTTTTGACTTGAACCAGATTTCG agagaggaggaggaggaggaatttCAAGCGAATTATGAGTCGATGAGGATGGAGGAGCCCAACAAAACTTTACACAGAGGGGGAAATGACGATCAGCACAATGACATGAAGCTCCTGGCTTGCAGGACCATCGGGAGTGGGTCAAACCGATCCGGGAAGAGGAAGATTACTTGGCAAGATCAGGTGGCTTTACGGGTCTGA
- the LOC103426559 gene encoding uncharacterized protein has product MLEQLLIFTRGGLILWTCKELGNALKGSPIDTLIRSCLLEERSGLASFDYNAPGAAYTLKWTFHNELGLVFVAVYQKILHLLYVDELLSMVKHEFSEIYDPKRTVYADFDETFRQLKKEAEARAEELKKSKQVGKPVNNKKQGQVQKGGLGGDKKKNEGGLASDGGDGDNMKGRKLENGISNGNHVDFKESNGTANGKENTSSNLGAFDVNKLQKLRSKAGKKTEKTATVDSKSSKAEPKKKITKKNRVWDDKPPESKLDFTDPIGENGDNNIEVVAADHGDSMMDKEEDFSSESEEEEEEDVGKESKPDKQKKVWFSSMFQSIAGKANLERSDLEPALKALKDRLMTKNVAEEIAEKLCESVAASLEGKKLASFTRISSTVQTAMEDALVRILTPRRSIDILRDVHAAKEQRKPYVVVFVGVNGVGKSTNLAKVAYWLQQHNVSVMMAACDTFRSGAVEQLRTHARRLQIPIFEKGYEKDPAVVAKEAIQEATHNGSDVVLVDTAGRMQDNEPLMRALSKLVNLNNPDLVLFVGEALVGNDAVDQLSKFNQKLADLSTSQNPRLIDGILLTKFDTIDDKVGAALSMVYISGAPVMFVGCGQSYTDLKKLNVKSIVKTLLK; this is encoded by the exons ATGTTAGAACAGTTACTGATATTTACTAGAGGAGGATTAATTCTCTGGACATGCAAAGAGCTTGGAAATGCTCTTAAGGGATCTCCAATCGACACCTTGATCCGATCGTGTCTTTTGGAGGAACGGTCTGGTTTAGCTTCTTTCGATTACAATGCCCCTGGGGCTGCTTACACGCTCAAATGGACGTTCCACAATGAGCTCGGTCTTGTGTTTGTCGCTGTTTATCAGAAGATCCTCCATCTGTTGTATGTGGATGAACTGCTTTCGATGGTGAAACATGAGTTTTCGGAGATTTATGATCCAAAAAGGACAGTGTATGCTGACTTTGATGAAACTTTTCGACAACTGAAGAAGGAGGCTGAGGCTAGGGCTGAGGAATTGAAGAAGTCGAAGCAGGTGGGTAAGCCTGTGAACAATAAGAAGCAAGGGCAGGTGCAGAAGGGGGGACTTGGAGGAGACAAGAAAAAGAATGAAGGTGGTTTGGCAAGTGACGGTGGGGATGGTGATAATATGAAGGGCCGTAAATTGGAGAATGGGATCTCCAACGGTAATCACGTGGATTTCAAAGAATCTAATGGTACTGCTAACGGAAAAGAAAATACTAGTTCCAATCTTGGGGCTTTTGATGTAAATAAGCTTCAGAAACTTAGATCTAAGGCTGGGAAGAAGACAGAGAAAACAGCTACTGTTGATAGCAAGAGCTCCAAGGCTGAGCCAAAAAAGAAGATAACAAAGAAGAATAGAGTTTGGGATGATAAACCTCCCGAGTCGAAACTGGATTTTACAGATCCTATAGGTGAGAACGGAGACAACAATATTGAGGTCGTGGCAGCAGATCACGGTGACAGTATGATGGACAAAGAAGAGGATTTCAGTAGTGAAagtgaggaggaagaggaagaggatgtTGGGAAGGAAAGCAAACCTGATAAGCAAAAGAAGGTGTGGTTTTCATCCATGTTCCAGAG TATTGCTGGCAAGGCGAACTTGGAGAGGTCTGACCTGGAACCAGCTTTGAAAGCTCTCAAGGATAGGCTCATGACCAAGAACGTG GCCGAGGAGATAGCTGAGAAGCTTTGTGAATCAGTGGCAGCTAGTCTTGAGGGTAAAAAGCTGGCTTCGTTCACAAGAATATCTTCTACTGTGCAG ACTGCAATGGAAGATGCTCTTGTTCGTATTTTAACTCCCAGGCGCTCAATTGATATACTGAGGGATGTGCATGCTGCCAAGGAACAAAGGAAGCCGTATGTCGTCGTTTTTGTTGGTGTCAATGGAGTTGGGAAATCTACCAATTTGGCTAAG GTTGCTTATTGGCTTCAGCAGCATAACGTCAGTGTCATGATGGCTGCCTGCGATACATTTCGATCAGGAGCTGTTGAGCAGCTGCGTACTCATGCACGCAGACTCCAG ATCCCTATTTTTGAGAAGGGATACGAGAAAGATCCTGCGGTCGTGGCTAAGGAAGCAATCCAGGAGGCCACACACAATGGTTCTGATGTGGTTCTTGTTGATACGGCTGGTCGTATGCAG GATAATGAGCCATTGATGAGGGCACTGTCCAAGCTTGTCAATCTTAACAACCCAGATCTTGTCTTGTTCGTTGGAGAGGCACTGGTTGGGAATGATGCTGTTGATCAGCTTTCGAAGTTTAATCAG AAATTAGCGGACCTCTCAACTTCCCAAAACCCGAGATTGATAGATGGGATATTGCTCACTAAGTTCGACACTATTGATGATAAG GTTGGGGCTGCGCTGTCCATGGTTTACATATCTGGAGCTCCGGTCATGTTTGTCGGGTGTGGCCAGTCGTACACTGACCTCAAGAAGCTGAATGTGAAATCGATCGTGAAGACGCTCCTGAAATGA